The following coding sequences lie in one Chelmon rostratus isolate fCheRos1 chromosome 2, fCheRos1.pri, whole genome shotgun sequence genomic window:
- the ahcy gene encoding adenosylhomocysteinase gives MSEKLPFKVADISLAEWGRKAIDIAENEMPGLMKMRELYGQSKPLKGARIAGCLHMTLQTAVLIETLTALGAEVQWSSCNIFSTQDHAASAIAKAGVPVYAWKGETDEEYVWCIEQTLYFKDGQPLNMILDDGGDLTNMVHQKYPKLLAGIRGLSEETTTGVHNLYKMMKKGELKVPAINVNDSVTKSKFDNLYGCRESLIDGIKRATDVMIAGKVAVVAGYGDVGKGCVQALRGFGARVIVTEIDPINALQAAMEGYEVTTMDEACKEGNIFVTTTGCEDIILGHHFENMKDDAIVCNIGHFDCEIDMSWLNKNAAEKVNIKPQVDRYLLKNGRHIIILAEGRLVNLGCAMGHPSFVMSNSFTNQVLAQIELWTNTSKYPVGVYFLPKKLDEQVAAAHLDKLGVKLTKLSDKQAKYLGLPTEGPFKPDHYRY, from the exons ATGTCTGAGAAACTCCCCTTCAAAGTTG ctgACATCAGCCTGGCCGAATGGGGGCGTAAGGCCATTGACATCGCAGAGAATGAGATGCCTGgtctgatgaagatgagggagcTGTACGGTCAATCCAAGCCCCTGAAGGGTGCACGTATCGCCGGCTGCCTCCACATGACCCTGCAGACTGCCGTGCTCATAGAGACCCTCACTGCCCTCGGAGCTGAG gtTCAGTGGTCGAGCTGTAACATCTTCTCCACTCAGGATCACGCTGCTTCTGCCATCGCCAAGGCTGGTGTTCCAG TGTATGCATGGAAAGGTGAGACCGATGAGGAGTACGTGTGGTGCATAGAACAGACCCTGTACTTCAAAGACGGCCAGCCCCTCAACATGATCCTGGACGACGGAGGAGACCTCACCAACATGGTCCACCAGAAGTATCCCAAACTGCTGGCAG GTATCCGTGGACTGTCAGAGGAGACTACAACAGGTGTCCACAACCTGTacaagatgatgaaaaaggGCGAGCTGAAAGTGCCTGCCATCAATGTCAACGACTCTGTCACAAAG aGTAAGTTTGACAACCTGTACGGCTGCAGGGAGAGCCTGATCGATGGTATCAAGCGAGCCACTGATGTGATGATTGCCGGCAAAGTCGCCGTGGTGGCAGGCTATGGAGACGTGGGTAAAGGCTGCGTCCAGGCTCTGCGTGGGTTCGGTGCTCGCGTCATCGTCACAGAGATCGACCCCATCAACGCCCTGCAGGCCGCCATGGAGG GTTACGAGGTGACCACCATGGACGAGGCTTGCAAGGAAGGAAACATCTTTGTCACCACCACTGGCTGTGAGGACATCATCCTGGGACA TCACTTTGAGAACATGAAGGACGACGCCATCGTCTGTAACATCGGCCACTTTGACTGTGAGATCGACATGAGCTGGCTCAACAAAAACGCTGCAGAGAAGGTCAACATCAAGCCTCAG GTCGATCGCTATCTTTTGAAGAACGGTCGTCACATCATCATCCTGGCCGAGGGCAGACTGGTCAACCTGGGCTGCGCCATGGGACATCCATCCTTCGTCATGAGCAACTCCTTCACCAATCAG GTCCTGGCTCAGATCGAGTTGTGGACGAACACCTCCAAATACCCCGTGGGAGTCTACTTCCTGCCCAAGAAG TTGGACGAGCAGGTGGCTGCCGCCCACCTGGATAAACTGGGGGTGAAGCTGACCAAGCTGTCTGACAAACAGGCCAAGTACCTGGGTCTGCCCACCGAAGGGCCCTTCAAACCGGACCACTATCGCTACTGA